A genomic region of Kribbella sp. NBC_00382 contains the following coding sequences:
- a CDS encoding ABC transporter permease, producing MIGFALRGLLSRKLRTALTAIGVVLGVALVSGTFVLTDSISSAFDSIFSNNYKNTDAAITGKTAFDVPDGTAPAPPFDESLLTKVSVLPEVGLAGAAVSGEAQLIGKDGKAVVFGGAPNLGFSVDPEHQEFNSLALVNGAWPGPGEVVIDTQTASKKGFATGDSIGVQARGEVQPMRISGLVEFGAVSSIGGATLAGFELPTAQKLFDKPGKLDQILLKAKSGTSPQQLIDAVQKVLPEGTQVRSAEDQAAKDAAGTSGFLDFFRTFLLVFGGIALFVGSFVIANSLSITIAQRTREFATLRTLGASRRQILNTVVLEALLTGVLAAAAGLFLGLGIATGLFKIFDAAGLTLPNNGLVFRGRTVIVALAVGILVTLLASLRPAMRATRVPPIAAVREGASLPPGRFQRYRGLGAVVLTLAGVALIVVGLFVDGLATGALLTLLAVGVLLIFIGIALFAARLVRPLAAASDPVARGSVLVLTILAWPLFSLPYWLLRRGYWGPGSMSKRVGGFVLGAVLNPVLLVVVTAMAVRRRLSSWQPEWPAEFPGVLIDGPAAGIGGQNSRRDPHRTASTAAALMIGLALVTLVATLGAGIIKPFEDAVDRIFSGDYAVAAQNNFSPLPPTVAAAVAKVPGVQAASSVRGGQGQVFGDTITVTAVDAQAPSVLRFDWKSGSQETLGTLGADGAIINEDYADEHNLQVGSTLSMTTVGGKTLPLTVRGIFTPPAGGSPFGDVTISTTSFDATNPQPLNIYTFLKVDGGVTAANTAALEKALSGFPNAKAQTREQFKDAQSSGIKSLLNVLYVLLALSVLVSLFGIVNTLVLTVFERTRELGMLRAIGLTRRQVKRMIRHESVITALIGAVIGIILGLGLASLLAARLDEVAFAVPTGQLLIFAVVSVVVGIFAAIWPARRAARLNPLEALQYE from the coding sequence GTGATCGGCTTCGCGCTGCGCGGACTGCTCAGCCGGAAGCTCCGCACCGCGCTGACCGCGATCGGCGTCGTCCTCGGCGTCGCGCTGGTCTCCGGCACATTCGTCCTGACCGACTCGATCTCGAGCGCCTTCGACTCGATCTTCTCCAACAACTACAAGAACACCGACGCCGCGATCACCGGCAAGACTGCGTTCGACGTACCGGACGGGACCGCGCCGGCACCGCCGTTCGACGAGTCGCTGCTGACCAAGGTCTCGGTACTTCCTGAGGTCGGTCTGGCCGGCGCCGCGGTCTCGGGCGAGGCGCAGCTGATCGGCAAGGACGGCAAGGCGGTCGTGTTCGGCGGCGCGCCCAACCTCGGCTTCAGCGTCGATCCTGAACACCAGGAGTTCAACTCGCTGGCGCTCGTGAACGGTGCCTGGCCAGGTCCCGGCGAGGTGGTGATCGACACCCAGACCGCCTCCAAGAAGGGCTTCGCGACCGGCGACTCGATCGGTGTGCAGGCGCGCGGCGAGGTCCAGCCGATGCGGATCTCCGGGCTGGTCGAGTTCGGCGCGGTGTCCTCGATCGGCGGCGCGACGCTGGCCGGCTTCGAGCTACCGACCGCGCAGAAACTGTTCGACAAGCCGGGCAAGCTGGACCAGATCCTGTTGAAGGCCAAGAGCGGTACGTCACCGCAACAGCTCATCGACGCGGTGCAGAAGGTACTGCCCGAAGGCACGCAGGTGCGTTCCGCCGAGGACCAAGCCGCCAAGGACGCGGCCGGGACGAGCGGCTTCCTGGACTTCTTCCGGACCTTCCTGCTGGTGTTCGGCGGGATCGCCTTGTTCGTCGGCTCGTTCGTGATCGCGAACTCGCTGTCCATCACGATCGCCCAGCGCACGCGTGAGTTCGCGACCCTGCGCACGCTCGGCGCCTCGCGGCGTCAGATCCTCAACACCGTGGTGCTCGAGGCACTCCTGACCGGTGTGCTGGCCGCGGCGGCCGGGCTGTTCCTCGGCCTGGGGATCGCGACCGGGTTGTTCAAGATCTTCGACGCGGCCGGTTTGACGCTGCCCAACAACGGGCTGGTTTTCCGTGGCAGGACAGTCATCGTCGCGCTGGCGGTCGGCATCCTGGTGACCTTGCTGGCCAGCCTTCGGCCGGCCATGCGAGCGACGAGGGTTCCACCGATCGCGGCCGTTCGCGAAGGTGCTTCGTTGCCGCCGGGTCGCTTCCAGCGGTACCGCGGACTGGGCGCTGTGGTGCTGACGCTGGCCGGGGTCGCGCTGATCGTCGTCGGGTTGTTCGTCGACGGGCTGGCGACGGGTGCTCTGCTGACGTTGCTGGCTGTCGGAGTACTGCTGATCTTCATCGGGATCGCTCTGTTCGCGGCGCGATTGGTACGCCCGTTGGCGGCCGCGTCCGATCCGGTGGCTCGTGGGTCGGTGCTCGTGCTGACGATCCTCGCGTGGCCGCTGTTCTCCTTGCCCTATTGGCTTCTGCGGCGGGGGTACTGGGGTCCCGGGTCTATGTCGAAGCGGGTCGGCGGGTTCGTGCTGGGCGCAGTACTGAATCCGGTGCTGCTCGTGGTGGTGACGGCGATGGCGGTCCGGCGGCGGCTGAGTTCGTGGCAGCCCGAGTGGCCGGCCGAGTTCCCCGGCGTACTGATCGACGGGCCGGCGGCCGGCATCGGCGGGCAGAACAGCCGGCGCGATCCGCATCGGACCGCGTCCACGGCTGCCGCGTTGATGATCGGGCTGGCCCTCGTCACGCTGGTGGCGACGCTCGGCGCGGGCATCATCAAACCGTTCGAGGATGCCGTCGACCGGATCTTCAGCGGTGACTACGCGGTCGCGGCGCAGAACAACTTCAGCCCGCTGCCGCCGACGGTGGCCGCCGCGGTCGCCAAGGTGCCCGGAGTACAGGCGGCGTCGAGTGTGCGGGGCGGACAGGGCCAGGTGTTCGGCGACACGATCACGGTCACCGCGGTCGACGCGCAGGCGCCGTCGGTACTGCGCTTCGACTGGAAGAGCGGTTCCCAGGAGACGCTCGGGACGTTGGGCGCCGACGGCGCGATCATCAACGAGGACTACGCGGACGAGCACAATCTGCAGGTCGGCTCGACGCTCTCCATGACGACCGTTGGGGGCAAGACCCTGCCGCTGACCGTGCGGGGCATCTTCACCCCACCGGCGGGTGGCTCGCCGTTCGGCGACGTGACGATCTCGACGACATCCTTCGATGCGACCAACCCGCAACCGCTGAACATCTACACGTTCCTGAAGGTGGACGGCGGCGTGACGGCGGCGAACACCGCGGCACTCGAGAAGGCGCTCTCTGGTTTCCCGAACGCGAAGGCGCAGACGCGGGAGCAGTTCAAGGACGCCCAGTCGAGCGGCATCAAGAGCCTGCTCAACGTGCTCTACGTGCTGCTCGCCCTGTCGGTCCTGGTCAGCCTGTTCGGCATCGTCAACACGCTCGTACTGACCGTCTTCGAGCGGACCCGGGAGCTCGGCATGCTGCGGGCGATCGGCCTGACTCGTCGCCAGGTGAAGCGGATGATCCGGCACGAGAGCGTGATCACGGCGCTGATCGGAGCGGTCATCGGGATCATCCTCGGCCTCGGCCTGGCCTCATTGCTGGCTGCCCGGCTGGACGAGGTCGCCTTCGCGGTTCCGACCGGCCAGCTGCTCATCTTCGCCGTGGTCTCGGTGGTCGTGGGCATCTTCGCCGCCATCTGGCCGGCCCGCCGGGCAGCCCGGCTCAACCCGCTGGAGGCACTGCAGTACGAGTAG
- a CDS encoding carbohydrate ABC transporter permease produces the protein MSAATLTAAPEQTPKSGRPKQNREAIFLFLPALLPVLLLSVYPLIRGIALGFTDARAGLNVDTNFIGLGNFGKLLHNGLFWDSFKIGLIWTLSVTILQFVAALGLALLLNTNLRFRGVARTLALIPWAMPPVVVAIMWRLLLHPTNGPVNEILQNLHLTDHPINFLGDFSTALPAVIVVGIWVGMPMTTVTLLAGLQGIDRSLYEAAAVDGAGAWSQFWNITLPQLRTVIVAITSLDMIWNFNSFGLVYVLTAGGPGGKTMLPMLFAYNEAFRYGNFGMAAAMGDVMVVIIIVFLAFYLRNRLRSEA, from the coding sequence ATGAGTGCCGCGACGCTGACCGCAGCTCCGGAGCAGACTCCCAAGAGCGGCCGGCCGAAGCAGAACAGAGAAGCGATCTTTCTGTTCCTTCCCGCGTTGCTGCCCGTTCTGCTGCTGAGCGTCTATCCGCTGATCCGTGGGATCGCGCTGGGATTCACCGACGCTCGTGCCGGGCTGAACGTCGACACCAACTTCATCGGCCTCGGCAACTTCGGCAAGCTGCTGCACAACGGGCTGTTCTGGGACTCGTTCAAGATCGGCCTGATCTGGACGCTCTCGGTGACGATCCTGCAGTTCGTCGCCGCGCTCGGACTCGCTCTGCTGCTGAACACCAATCTGCGCTTCCGCGGCGTCGCTCGGACGCTCGCGCTGATCCCGTGGGCGATGCCGCCGGTGGTCGTGGCGATCATGTGGCGACTGCTGCTGCACCCGACCAACGGCCCGGTCAACGAGATCCTGCAGAACCTGCACCTGACCGACCACCCGATCAACTTCCTCGGCGACTTCAGTACCGCGCTGCCGGCCGTGATCGTGGTCGGTATCTGGGTCGGCATGCCGATGACGACAGTCACTCTGTTGGCCGGGCTGCAAGGCATCGACCGTTCTCTGTACGAGGCGGCCGCGGTCGACGGAGCGGGCGCGTGGTCGCAGTTCTGGAACATCACGCTGCCGCAGCTCAGGACGGTGATCGTGGCGATCACCAGCCTGGACATGATCTGGAACTTCAACTCGTTCGGGCTGGTCTACGTGCTCACCGCGGGCGGCCCGGGCGGCAAGACGATGCTGCCGATGCTGTTCGCGTACAACGAGGCGTTCCGGTACGGGAACTTCGGGATGGCCGCGGCGATGGGTGACGTGATGGTCGTGATCATCATCGTGTTCCTCGCGTTCTATCTCCGGAACCGGTTGAGGAGCGAGGCATGA
- a CDS encoding ABC transporter ATP-binding protein, whose protein sequence is MEGNTVVRATDLVRTYGEGDTAVNALRGVGVEITAGQLTAVMGPSGSGKSTLMHILAGLDKPTSGSVQIGGTEITTLGDDDLTKLRRKHIGFIFQFFNLLPMLTARDNIVLPLTIAGEKPDPEYFDELVARVGLTDRLTHRPAELSGGQQQRVAIARALVSRPTVIFADEPTGNLDSRTSNEILQLMRGSVDEYGQTTVMVTHDAKAAAMADRVLYLADGEIVKETGRTDQHEILQIIDSLDLQ, encoded by the coding sequence ATGGAAGGAAATACTGTCGTACGTGCGACGGACCTGGTTCGCACGTACGGCGAGGGCGACACCGCGGTCAACGCGTTGCGCGGGGTCGGGGTGGAGATCACGGCCGGGCAGTTGACGGCGGTGATGGGACCGTCCGGCTCGGGCAAGTCGACGTTGATGCACATCCTGGCGGGGCTGGACAAGCCGACCTCGGGGTCGGTCCAGATCGGCGGCACCGAGATCACCACCCTCGGCGACGACGATCTGACCAAGCTCCGCCGCAAGCACATCGGGTTCATCTTCCAGTTCTTCAACCTGCTGCCGATGCTGACCGCACGCGACAACATCGTGCTGCCGTTGACGATCGCCGGCGAGAAGCCAGATCCGGAGTACTTCGACGAGCTGGTGGCCCGGGTCGGTCTGACCGACCGTCTCACCCACCGTCCGGCCGAACTGTCCGGCGGCCAGCAGCAGCGGGTCGCGATCGCCCGGGCACTCGTGTCCCGCCCGACCGTGATCTTCGCCGACGAGCCGACCGGCAACCTCGACTCGCGGACCAGCAACGAGATCCTCCAGCTGATGCGTGGTTCCGTGGACGAGTACGGGCAGACCACGGTGATGGTGACCCATGACGCCAAGGCGGCCGCGATGGCCGACCGGGTGCTCTACCTGGCCGACGGCGAGATCGTGAAGGAGACCGGCCGGACCGACCAGCACGAGATCCTGCAGATCATCGACTCGCTGGACCTGCAGTGA
- a CDS encoding GNAT family N-acetyltransferase, with amino-acid sequence MLWKIRTELADRPGALAELAARCGADEINILSLEVFTAESGAVDELVVSTGVGWTAADLTALVAEAGCSGTTVRPCQADVLHDGPTRYLRAVLRLIDDPLSVDEELESLQGFDEYTPAEWARADVLVEIAGRLAEREVGPVPEPPRPGSAVPEMRKATVDDAEAVVAMHDRCSYESRTRRYHVPMPKLTARTARHLSAPAGGISIVAAAGEAVVGMATAAPWDEMSGAAMEIAVLVEDGWQRHGLGSQLLRRVIREARDLGADRVVCMVQPDNVAMLRTVEGLRMRTRVVQDSGHLMVTVALSDQSLSHAVDRPSVPYRQTRAIPARS; translated from the coding sequence ATGCTCTGGAAGATCAGGACCGAACTCGCTGACCGGCCCGGTGCGCTGGCCGAGCTCGCCGCACGCTGTGGTGCGGACGAGATCAACATCTTGAGCCTGGAGGTCTTCACCGCCGAGTCGGGCGCTGTCGACGAGCTTGTCGTCTCCACCGGCGTCGGCTGGACCGCTGCGGACCTCACCGCGCTGGTCGCCGAAGCCGGCTGCTCCGGTACTACGGTCCGCCCGTGCCAGGCGGATGTCCTCCACGACGGCCCCACCCGGTACCTGCGCGCAGTACTGCGGCTCATCGACGACCCGCTCTCCGTGGACGAGGAACTGGAGAGCCTGCAGGGGTTTGACGAGTACACGCCTGCCGAGTGGGCCCGTGCCGACGTACTGGTCGAGATTGCCGGCCGACTGGCTGAGCGTGAGGTCGGCCCGGTACCAGAGCCGCCTCGGCCAGGTAGCGCAGTACCGGAGATGCGCAAAGCCACTGTCGACGATGCCGAGGCAGTAGTCGCCATGCATGACCGGTGTTCGTACGAGAGTCGCACCCGGCGGTACCACGTCCCCATGCCTAAGCTCACCGCCCGTACTGCGCGTCACCTGTCGGCGCCCGCCGGTGGGATCTCCATCGTCGCCGCAGCCGGTGAGGCCGTCGTCGGGATGGCTACTGCTGCTCCCTGGGACGAGATGAGCGGTGCGGCGATGGAGATCGCCGTACTGGTCGAGGATGGCTGGCAGCGGCACGGCCTGGGGTCGCAGCTGCTGCGGAGAGTGATCCGGGAGGCCCGGGACCTCGGTGCTGATCGAGTGGTCTGCATGGTGCAGCCGGACAACGTCGCGATGCTGCGGACCGTCGAAGGCCTGCGGATGCGGACCAGGGTCGTGCAGGATAGCGGTCATCTGATGGTGACCGTCGCACTGTCCGACCAGAGCCTGTCGCATGCGGTGGATCGGCCGTCGGTGCCCTATCGTCAGACGCGTGCCATCCCTGCCCGGTCGTAA
- a CDS encoding LacI family DNA-binding transcriptional regulator: MSRPTIAGVARAAGVSVASVSRVLNGLPATGEMVERVQRAVEELGYVPDSRARSLKVGRTFQLTLAVADVGNPVYVTMMRAVEEVVSAAGYRLVVTTTGPDVVDEVALVRGMARGYADGLVISPLRVDDDLIKSIRECDVPVVVAGNVPSSAGVDTVRANSPKGMLLAVEHLLAKGRKRIAFVNGPVDTVPGTARAKGFADAMKANGLRQVAEVEAADFTFAAGREAGVELLSGLDSGVRSSGVEAARVGRLDAVIAANDLLAVGIMHELAARQLVVPDDVAVIGMDDSELAEQCFPPLTSVNLGSAERGRRAAELLLARIDDDTRTPRRIVVQPTLSVRKSTP; this comes from the coding sequence GTGAGCCGGCCGACGATCGCGGGAGTGGCGCGGGCCGCCGGAGTTTCGGTGGCCTCGGTGTCGCGGGTGCTGAACGGACTGCCCGCGACCGGGGAGATGGTCGAGCGGGTGCAGCGCGCGGTCGAGGAGCTCGGCTATGTGCCTGACTCGCGGGCGCGGTCGCTCAAGGTCGGGCGGACCTTCCAGCTGACCCTCGCGGTGGCCGACGTCGGTAACCCCGTCTACGTGACGATGATGCGCGCGGTCGAGGAGGTCGTCTCTGCTGCCGGCTACCGGCTGGTGGTGACGACGACCGGGCCGGATGTCGTCGACGAGGTCGCGCTGGTCCGCGGGATGGCTCGTGGGTACGCCGATGGGCTGGTGATCAGCCCGTTGCGGGTCGACGACGACCTCATCAAGTCGATCCGCGAGTGCGACGTGCCGGTGGTCGTCGCCGGTAACGTGCCGTCCTCTGCTGGGGTCGATACCGTTCGCGCGAACTCGCCGAAGGGGATGCTGCTCGCGGTCGAGCACCTCCTGGCGAAGGGGCGCAAGCGGATCGCTTTCGTGAACGGTCCGGTGGACACCGTGCCCGGCACCGCGCGGGCGAAGGGGTTCGCCGATGCGATGAAGGCGAACGGGCTGCGGCAGGTGGCCGAGGTGGAGGCGGCGGACTTCACGTTCGCGGCCGGCCGGGAAGCCGGGGTGGAATTGCTGTCCGGGCTGGACAGTGGCGTGCGCAGCTCCGGCGTGGAGGCGGCGCGGGTTGGTCGGCTTGATGCGGTGATTGCGGCCAATGATTTGCTTGCCGTGGGCATCATGCATGAGCTGGCGGCGCGGCAACTCGTAGTACCGGATGACGTTGCGGTGATCGGGATGGATGACAGTGAGCTGGCGGAGCAGTGTTTCCCGCCGTTGACGAGTGTGAACCTCGGGTCGGCCGAGCGTGGTCGCCGGGCTGCTGAGTTGCTGTTGGCAAGGATCGACGACGACACCCGCACACCGCGGCGGATCGTCGTCCAGCCGACTCTCAGTGTGCGGAAGTCGACGCCATGA
- a CDS encoding glycoside hydrolase family 5 protein — translation MRKALAALAFVALIALLTVVLRPSGVTLPPADAKAQLTVKVAGNQLVDQTGAKLQLRGVNHSGAQYACAEGWGLFDAPATDATITAMKSWGVNAVRVPLNETCWLGSTQLKAGMRGSTYRNAVAAWVDKLTTAGMRVIVDAHWTQTSAKMATDQRVMPTRLYSAMYWRSVAVTFKNNPAVMFDLFNEPYPDNNRDTTAAWKCVRDGGTCPGVNFVTAGMQELVLIVRATGAKNVILVPGPEYAGSLRRWLEFKPVDPANQLAASVHIYGQPLGSPYDDPKRWPEIDKVAAKVPVVIGEMGDTDCTHKFSDQLTKWADARKMSYLAWGWVVGDCADEPSLLKDYNGTPSGWGAGFKATLQKKR, via the coding sequence GTGCGGAAAGCCCTGGCCGCCTTGGCGTTCGTTGCCCTGATCGCATTACTCACCGTTGTACTCCGACCATCGGGCGTGACCTTGCCGCCCGCCGACGCGAAGGCCCAGCTCACCGTCAAGGTGGCCGGCAACCAACTCGTCGACCAGACCGGCGCCAAGCTGCAGTTGCGCGGCGTCAACCACTCCGGCGCCCAGTACGCCTGCGCCGAAGGCTGGGGGCTCTTCGACGCTCCTGCCACCGACGCGACCATCACGGCCATGAAGTCGTGGGGCGTCAACGCAGTACGAGTGCCCCTGAACGAGACCTGCTGGCTGGGCAGTACCCAGCTCAAGGCCGGCATGCGCGGCTCGACGTACCGGAACGCCGTCGCGGCCTGGGTCGACAAGCTGACCACCGCCGGCATGCGGGTGATCGTCGACGCGCACTGGACGCAGACCAGCGCGAAGATGGCGACCGACCAGCGGGTGATGCCGACGCGCCTCTACTCGGCGATGTACTGGCGGTCGGTGGCCGTCACGTTCAAGAACAACCCCGCGGTCATGTTCGACCTGTTCAACGAGCCCTACCCGGACAACAACCGCGACACCACGGCTGCCTGGAAGTGCGTCCGCGACGGCGGCACCTGTCCCGGCGTCAACTTCGTCACGGCGGGCATGCAGGAGCTCGTTCTGATCGTCCGGGCCACCGGAGCCAAGAACGTCATTCTGGTGCCAGGACCCGAGTACGCCGGATCGCTGCGCCGCTGGCTGGAGTTCAAGCCGGTCGATCCCGCCAACCAGCTGGCCGCGTCGGTGCACATCTACGGGCAGCCGCTCGGATCGCCCTACGACGACCCGAAGCGCTGGCCCGAGATCGACAAGGTCGCCGCCAAGGTACCGGTCGTGATCGGCGAGATGGGCGACACCGACTGCACGCACAAGTTCAGCGACCAGCTGACCAAGTGGGCGGACGCACGCAAGATGTCGTACCTGGCCTGGGGCTGGGTGGTCGGTGACTGCGCCGACGAGCCGTCCCTGCTGAAGGACTACAACGGCACTCCCTCGGGCTGGGGCGCCGGCTTCAAGGCGACCCTGCAGAAGAAGCGCTAG
- a CDS encoding LLM class flavin-dependent oxidoreductase, whose translation MTLTFHWFLPTSGDSRNITGGGHGAEVVHRDRRVTTRYLRQIVTAAEELGFEGALTPTGLWCDDAWLSTASLLDSTDRLKFLVAFRPGLMSPTLAAQMATTFQNQSGGRLLLNVVTGGEPAEQKAFGDFLSKDERYRRTDEFLAIVRRLWEHGDPFDFRGEHLRVEQARLVSVPDPVPQIYFGGSSAAAGPVAAAHSDVYLTWGEPPAAVAEKIGWIRKLAAEAGRTVRFGIRLHVITRDTSEDAWREARRLLAALPPETIAKVQAGLHKSESEGQKRMLSLHGGSAEDLEIYPNLWAGVGLARGGAGTALVGSHEEVADRIKEYADLGIDEFILSGYPHLEEAYWFGESVLPRLERDALWTRPGGHLQPADTAVPFAI comes from the coding sequence ATGACCCTGACCTTTCACTGGTTCCTGCCGACGTCCGGCGACTCGCGCAACATCACCGGCGGCGGGCACGGCGCCGAGGTGGTGCATCGGGATCGGCGGGTGACCACCCGGTACCTGCGCCAGATCGTCACCGCGGCCGAGGAGCTCGGTTTTGAGGGCGCCCTGACGCCGACCGGGCTGTGGTGCGACGACGCCTGGCTCTCGACGGCTTCGTTGCTCGATTCAACGGATCGACTGAAGTTCCTGGTCGCGTTCCGGCCGGGGTTGATGTCGCCGACGCTGGCCGCGCAGATGGCGACCACCTTCCAGAACCAGTCGGGCGGACGGCTGCTACTCAACGTGGTGACCGGTGGAGAACCGGCCGAGCAGAAGGCGTTCGGCGACTTCCTGAGCAAGGACGAGCGGTACCGGCGTACGGACGAATTCCTGGCTATCGTGCGGAGGCTGTGGGAGCACGGCGATCCGTTCGACTTCCGGGGCGAGCACCTGCGGGTCGAGCAGGCCAGGTTGGTATCGGTGCCTGACCCGGTGCCGCAGATCTACTTCGGTGGCTCGTCGGCCGCAGCCGGTCCGGTGGCGGCAGCCCACAGCGACGTGTACCTGACCTGGGGCGAACCGCCCGCTGCCGTCGCCGAGAAGATCGGCTGGATCCGCAAGCTGGCCGCCGAAGCCGGCCGGACCGTGCGCTTCGGCATCCGGTTGCATGTCATCACGCGAGACACCTCCGAGGACGCCTGGCGGGAAGCGCGCCGCCTGCTCGCAGCACTGCCACCCGAGACGATCGCCAAGGTCCAAGCGGGTCTACACAAGAGCGAGTCCGAGGGGCAGAAGCGCATGCTGTCGCTCCACGGTGGCTCTGCCGAGGATCTGGAGATCTACCCGAATTTGTGGGCCGGCGTCGGCCTCGCCCGCGGTGGCGCCGGCACCGCCCTGGTCGGCAGCCACGAAGAGGTTGCCGACCGCATCAAGGAGTACGCCGACCTCGGCATCGATGAGTTCATCCTGTCGGGCTATCCCCACCTCGAAGAGGCCTACTGGTTCGGCGAGTCAGTACTCCCCCGCCTAGAACGCGACGCCCTCTGGACCCGACCCGGCGGACACCTCCAGCCAGCGGACACCGCAGTCCCCTTCGCCATCTAG
- a CDS encoding potassium channel family protein, producing MVRRVPSLPGRNPHGLLVNLPASTRSPVVELSRRLVIALGLLVLMVCIVLVDRGGYKDTYDGSVGFIDSIYYATVTLTTTGYGDITPVTPTARLVNAFIVTPLRIAFLVVLVGTTLEVLANEGRRIMRDSRWRRRMKDHVVVVGYGTKGRSAVQTLLSNGVKRTDIVVIDPRAQAIGDAGNDQMAAFHGDATNRTVLRRAEVMTAREVIVTTDRDDSAVLVTLAVRQLNPNAHIVVAVREEDNVPLLRQSGADAVVTSSEAVGRLLGLSAVSPNLGEVMEDLLTYGEGLEVAERPVLGREVGKAPSSVPDRVVSVVRDGKVHRYYDSSVSVLAAGDKLIVVRPAKETPWAERPGADDQDE from the coding sequence ATCGTCAGACGCGTGCCATCCCTGCCCGGTCGTAACCCCCACGGCCTTCTCGTCAACCTGCCCGCGAGCACGCGCTCGCCGGTGGTGGAGCTGTCCAGGCGGCTGGTGATCGCACTCGGTCTGCTGGTGCTGATGGTCTGCATTGTGCTGGTCGACCGGGGCGGCTACAAGGACACGTACGACGGCAGCGTCGGTTTCATCGACAGCATCTACTACGCGACCGTGACGCTCACCACGACCGGGTACGGCGACATCACTCCGGTGACGCCGACCGCCCGGCTGGTGAACGCCTTCATCGTCACGCCGCTGCGGATCGCGTTCCTGGTCGTGCTGGTCGGCACAACGCTGGAAGTCCTGGCGAACGAAGGTCGCCGCATCATGCGCGACTCGCGATGGAGGAGGCGCATGAAGGACCATGTAGTTGTCGTCGGCTACGGCACCAAGGGCCGCTCGGCCGTGCAGACCCTGCTCAGCAACGGGGTCAAGCGCACCGACATCGTGGTGATCGACCCGCGCGCGCAGGCGATCGGTGACGCGGGCAACGATCAGATGGCCGCCTTCCACGGCGACGCCACCAACCGGACCGTACTGCGCCGCGCCGAGGTGATGACGGCTCGCGAGGTGATCGTCACCACCGATCGTGACGACTCGGCCGTGCTCGTCACGCTGGCGGTCCGGCAGCTCAATCCGAACGCGCACATCGTCGTCGCGGTCCGCGAGGAGGACAACGTTCCCTTGCTGCGGCAGAGCGGCGCGGACGCCGTCGTCACCTCATCGGAGGCAGTCGGGCGTCTGCTCGGTCTGTCCGCCGTCAGCCCGAACCTGGGTGAGGTGATGGAGGACCTGCTGACCTACGGCGAGGGCCTCGAGGTCGCCGAGCGCCCGGTCCTCGGCCGCGAGGTCGGCAAGGCGCCGTCGTCGGTACCGGACCGCGTGGTCTCGGTCGTCCGCGACGGCAAGGTCCACCGCTACTACGACTCGTCCGTCTCGGTCCTGGCCGCCGGCGACAAGCTCATCGTCGTCCGCCCGGCCAAGGAGACCCCCTGGGCCGAGCGCCCCGGCGCCGACGACCAGGACGAATAA